The Saccharothrix violaceirubra genome segment TACACGCACATCGACCCCTCGGTGCGGCAGGACGACCTGACCTCGTTGGTCGAGGCCGCGGACGACGAGCCGTTCGTCCTGCACCCCGGCGAGTTCGTGCTCGGCTCGACCTTCGAGCTGGTCACGTTGCCGAACGATCTCGCCGGCCGGTTGGAGGGCAAGTCCTCGTTGGGGCGGCTCGGGTTGCTCACGCACTCGACCGCCGGGTTCATCGACCCCGGCTTCTCCGGCCACATCACGCTCGAGCTGTCCAACGTCGCCAACCTGCCGATCACGCTCTGGCCGGGCATGAAGATCGGGCAGCTGTGCATCTTCCGGCTCAGCAGCGAAGCCGAGTTCCCGTACGGCTCGGCCTCGACCGGGTCGCGGTACCAGGGGCAGCGCGGTCCCACGCCGTCGCGTGCCTACCTCAACTTCCACCGGACCGAAACGCGTCGCCATAGCGATTGAGGACGCGTGACCTCAGCTCCGGATCGGTGCGCGGCACGGGCTCGATGAACACCTCGTCCAGTTCCGGGAACCTCGTCCGCAGCTCGGCGGACACCCGCACGCACGCCCGTTCCAGGTCGGCCGCGCCCAACGCGTCGTCGAAGTCGACCCGCACGCACAGCAGCACGCGGTCCGTGCCGACGGCCATCGTCAGCAGGTCGACCACCTCCTCGATCTCCGGCACGCCCGACCGCAGGTACGTCCACACCCCGCGCACCAGCTTCGGGTCCGCCTGCCGGCCGATCAACAGCCCCCGGTTCGTCGACGCCAGCACGTACGCCGCGAACGCCAGCAGCACGCCGATCGCCAGCGACGCCACGCCGTCCCACACCGACGACCCGGTGAGGTGGTGCAACCCCAGGCCGCCGAACGCCAGCAGCAGGCCCACCAACGCCGCCGAGTCCTCCAGGAACACCGTCTTCACGGTCGGGTCGTCGGACAGGCGCAGGTAGACGAGGACCGGCCGCCCTTCCTCCCGAGCCTCGCGCCGCACCTGGCGCACGGCCTGCGACCACGACACGCCCTCCAGTACGAACGCGATCGCCAGCACCACGTACCCGACCACCGGGCTGCTCTGCTCCTCCGGCGTCCCGAACACCGTCCGGAACCCTTCGTAGAACGCGAACACCGCGCCCGACACGAAGATCGACACCGCGGCGAGCAGCGACCAGAAGTACCGCTCCTTGCCGTAGCCGAACGGGTGCCGGCGGTCGGCCGGGCGGTCGGAGCGGCGCAACGCGGTCAGCAGCAGGCCCTCTGTCAACGTGTCGGCCACGGAGTGCGCGGCCTCCGACATCATCGCCGCCGACCCCGTGACCACGCCCGCGACCGCCTTCATGACCGCGATCGCGAGGTTCACCGCCAGGGCCAGCAGCACCGTCACCGTGCTCTCGCCGCCGCCTTTGACCTCAGCCATGGGTCGACCGTACGCCTTCCGAAACGTTATCGCGCTTCGGTGCAACCTTGGGAACGTCTACGCGTCCTCTTGCTTCGGGTAAAATCCAGAGATATTCCGGTAACGGGAGATCGAGGTTCGGATAACTTTTCGGCAACCTGGTGCATCTGGCCCGTGTGACGCTGTTTTGCCTGGTGAACGAGTATGTGCTGGGCCGTTCGGATGTGCGGAACTCGGCTTTTCAGGGGTGGCCGGAGCGGTTGGAAAAAGTTTTGGCGGGGCGCGCAACCGCCTTGGCGGGTGGGCGTCTTTGGTGGTGGAAACGCCAAGGGGGCCGAAATTGAAGCGGGGGATTGAAATGAAGAAGATTGCATTCGGTGCGGCGCTTTTCGCATTGGCTTCCACCACGGTGATGACCATTCCGGCCAACGCGGACGAGGTCGCCAAGGGTGCGATCGAGGTGACGACGTTCGCCGACCACGACGGCAACGGCGTCCAGAACGGTGACGAGGGCGGCTACACGCCGGTCACCGCGGACATCAAGAACATCGCGACCGGCGCGACCACCCGGGTGCAGACCTGGAACGGTGCCTCGGTGGTGGCGGACGGCCTGGCGGTCGGGACGTACGAGGTCAGTACGCCCGAGGTGGCGGACTTCATCGGCACGACCCCGCGCAAGCTGACGATCGAGGTGACCGCGGACTCGACGGTCCCGGCCAAGTTCGGCTACCAGGGCGGCACGGTCGTCGGATCCACCTGGATCGACGAGAACGGCGACGGCCTCCGTCAGGCCGCCGAGCCCCCGGCCGACTCGGTCAGCTTCGTGCTGCTCGACCCGGCCGGGGTCGTCATCGACGGAGCCATGTCCGACTCGGACGGCAAGTTCGCGTTCCGGGGACTTCGCGGAGGCGAGTACCGGGTGCAGCGTTCCTCTGACGACCCGCTGTTGCCTTACGCGGTGGGGGGCGGCGATTCGGCCGTCGACCCGACGACGGGCCTCACCGGCCTCATCCCGGTCAAGCCGGGTGCCACCACCGAACCGGTCGTGATCGGTTTCCGGAAGGCGATCGTCAACCGCACGATGAACGAGATGACGATCGCCGGCACGCCGGTCGTGGGTGGCCAGTTCACCATGTTCTTCTCGGCCACCAACAACGGTACGGTGCCGACCGATCTCACCGGCGGGGTCGTGCTGCCCGACGGGTTGGTCGCGATGGCCGCCGAGGGTCCGAACGTCGAGACCGACGGCCGGGTGATCACGTTCGGTGGCGACGAGGTCCTGTTCGCGCCCGGTGAGTCGGTGTCGGTGTGGGTGAGGGTCCGCGTCGACCGGATGGTCGCCTACCCCGAGATCAGCTTCGGGGTGAACCAGAAGGACGAGAAGCAGTCCGACGTCGGCGACAACCACCGGCTCGTCATGATCGACATCGCTGCCGCCCCGACCTCCGCCGCCCCGACCACCACGGTCGCCGCTCCGGCCGCCGGTGCGCCCCAGGCGGTCGTGCCGGTCGCGCAGACCAAGGAGACGGGCTCGCTCGCGAGCACCGGTGCCTCCCCGCTGATCCCGCTCGCCCTCGGCGGTGTGCTGCTCCTCGGCGGTACGGGTGCGCTGATCGCCGCCCGCCGCAACAACTGACACCCTGAC includes the following:
- a CDS encoding cation diffusion facilitator family transporter, yielding MAEVKGGGESTVTVLLALAVNLAIAVMKAVAGVVTGSAAMMSEAAHSVADTLTEGLLLTALRRSDRPADRRHPFGYGKERYFWSLLAAVSIFVSGAVFAFYEGFRTVFGTPEEQSSPVVGYVVLAIAFVLEGVSWSQAVRQVRREAREEGRPVLVYLRLSDDPTVKTVFLEDSAALVGLLLAFGGLGLHHLTGSSVWDGVASLAIGVLLAFAAYVLASTNRGLLIGRQADPKLVRGVWTYLRSGVPEIEEVVDLLTMAVGTDRVLLCVRVDFDDALGAADLERACVRVSAELRTRFPELDEVFIEPVPRTDPELRSRVLNRYGDAFRSGGS
- a CDS encoding SdrD B-like domain-containing protein; the encoded protein is MVETPRGPKLKRGIEMKKIAFGAALFALASTTVMTIPANADEVAKGAIEVTTFADHDGNGVQNGDEGGYTPVTADIKNIATGATTRVQTWNGASVVADGLAVGTYEVSTPEVADFIGTTPRKLTIEVTADSTVPAKFGYQGGTVVGSTWIDENGDGLRQAAEPPADSVSFVLLDPAGVVIDGAMSDSDGKFAFRGLRGGEYRVQRSSDDPLLPYAVGGGDSAVDPTTGLTGLIPVKPGATTEPVVIGFRKAIVNRTMNEMTIAGTPVVGGQFTMFFSATNNGTVPTDLTGGVVLPDGLVAMAAEGPNVETDGRVITFGGDEVLFAPGESVSVWVRVRVDRMVAYPEISFGVNQKDEKQSDVGDNHRLVMIDIAAAPTSAAPTTTVAAPAAGAPQAVVPVAQTKETGSLASTGASPLIPLALGGVLLLGGTGALIAARRNN
- the dcd gene encoding dCTP deaminase — encoded protein: MLLSDRDLRKEVDGGRLVLEPFDDVMVQPSSIDVRLDRFFRVFNNTRYTHIDPSVRQDDLTSLVEAADDEPFVLHPGEFVLGSTFELVTLPNDLAGRLEGKSSLGRLGLLTHSTAGFIDPGFSGHITLELSNVANLPITLWPGMKIGQLCIFRLSSEAEFPYGSASTGSRYQGQRGPTPSRAYLNFHRTETRRHSD